From a region of the Pongo abelii isolate AG06213 chromosome 9, NHGRI_mPonAbe1-v2.0_pri, whole genome shotgun sequence genome:
- the EIF3M gene encoding eukaryotic translation initiation factor 3 subunit M isoform X1: protein MSVPAFIDISEEDQAAELRAYLKSKGAEISEENSEGGLHIDLAQIIEACDVCLKEDDKDVESVMNSVVSLLLILEPDKQEALIESLCEKLVKFREGERPSLRLQLLSNLFHGMDKNTPVRYTVYCSLIKVAASCGAIQYIPTELDQVRKWISDWNLTTEKKHTLLRLLYEALVDCKKSDAASKVMVELLGSYTEDNASQARVDAHRCIVRALKDPNAFLFDHLLTLKPVKFLEGELIHDLLTIFVSAKLASYVKFYQNNKDFIDSLGLLHEQNMAKMRLLTFMGMAVENKEISFDTMQQELQIGADDVEAFVIDAVRTKMVYCKIDQTQRKVVVSCSGELEGLGSIW from the exons ATGAGCGTCCCGGCCTTCATCGACATCAGTGAGGAAGATCAG GCTGCTGAGCTTCGTGCTTATCTGAAATCTAAAGGAGCTGAGATTTCAGAAGAGAACTCGGAAGGTGGACTTCATATTGATTTAGCTCAAATTATTGAAGCCTGTGATGTGTGTCTGAAGGAGGATGATAaag ATGTTGAAAGCGTGATGAACAGTGTGGTATCCCTACTCTTGATCCTGGAACCAGACAAGCAAGAAGCTTTGATTGAAAGTCTATGTGAAAAGCTGGTCAAATTTCGCGAAGGTGAACGCCCATCTCTGAGACTTCAGTT GTTAAGCAACCTTTTCCATGGGATGGATAAGAATACTCCTGTAAGATACACAGTGTATTGCAGCCTTATTAAAGTGGCAGCATCTTGTGGGGCCATCCAGTACATCCCAACTGAGCTGGATCAA GTTAGAAAATGGATTTCTGACTGGAATCTCACCACTGAAAAAAAGCACACCCTTTTAAGACTACTTTATGAGGCACTTGTGGATTGTAAGAAGAG TGATGCTGCTTCAAAAGTCATGGTGGAATTGCTCGGAAGTTACACAGAGGACAATGCTTCCCAGGCTCGAGTTGATGCCCACAG GTGTATTGTACGAGCATTGAAAGATCCAAATGCATTTCTGTTTGACCACCTTCTTACTTTAAAACCAGTCAAGTTTTTGGAAGGCGAGCTTATTCATGAT CTTTTAACCATTTTTGTGAGTGCTAAATTGGCATCATATGTCAAGTTTTATCAGAATAATAAAGACTTCATTGATTCACTTG GCCTGTTACATGaacagaatatggcaaaaatGAGACTACTTACTTTTATGGGAATGGCAgtagaaaataaggaaatttcTTTTGACACAATGCAGCAAGAGCTTCAGATTGGAGCTGATGATGTTGAAGCATTTGTTATTGACG CGGTAAGAACTAAAATGGTCTACTGCAAAATTGATCAGACCCAGAGAAAAGTAGTTGTCAG TTGTTCAGGAGAATTAGAAGGCTTAGGATCAATAtggtaa
- the EIF3M gene encoding eukaryotic translation initiation factor 3 subunit M, protein MSVPAFIDISEEDQAAELRAYLKSKGAEISEENSEGGLHIDLAQIIEACDVCLKEDDKDVESVMNSVVSLLLILEPDKQEALIESLCEKLVKFREGERPSLRLQLLSNLFHGMDKNTPVRYTVYCSLIKVAASCGAIQYIPTELDQVRKWISDWNLTTEKKHTLLRLLYEALVDCKKSDAASKVMVELLGSYTEDNASQARVDAHRCIVRALKDPNAFLFDHLLTLKPVKFLEGELIHDLLTIFVSAKLASYVKFYQNNKDFIDSLGLLHEQNMAKMRLLTFMGMAVENKEISFDTMQQELQIGADDVEAFVIDAVRTKMVYCKIDQTQRKVVVSHSTHRTFGKQQWQQLYDTLNAWKQNLNKVKNSLLSLSDT, encoded by the exons ATGAGCGTCCCGGCCTTCATCGACATCAGTGAGGAAGATCAG GCTGCTGAGCTTCGTGCTTATCTGAAATCTAAAGGAGCTGAGATTTCAGAAGAGAACTCGGAAGGTGGACTTCATATTGATTTAGCTCAAATTATTGAAGCCTGTGATGTGTGTCTGAAGGAGGATGATAaag ATGTTGAAAGCGTGATGAACAGTGTGGTATCCCTACTCTTGATCCTGGAACCAGACAAGCAAGAAGCTTTGATTGAAAGTCTATGTGAAAAGCTGGTCAAATTTCGCGAAGGTGAACGCCCATCTCTGAGACTTCAGTT GTTAAGCAACCTTTTCCATGGGATGGATAAGAATACTCCTGTAAGATACACAGTGTATTGCAGCCTTATTAAAGTGGCAGCATCTTGTGGGGCCATCCAGTACATCCCAACTGAGCTGGATCAA GTTAGAAAATGGATTTCTGACTGGAATCTCACCACTGAAAAAAAGCACACCCTTTTAAGACTACTTTATGAGGCACTTGTGGATTGTAAGAAGAG TGATGCTGCTTCAAAAGTCATGGTGGAATTGCTCGGAAGTTACACAGAGGACAATGCTTCCCAGGCTCGAGTTGATGCCCACAG GTGTATTGTACGAGCATTGAAAGATCCAAATGCATTTCTGTTTGACCACCTTCTTACTTTAAAACCAGTCAAGTTTTTGGAAGGCGAGCTTATTCATGAT CTTTTAACCATTTTTGTGAGTGCTAAATTGGCATCATATGTCAAGTTTTATCAGAATAATAAAGACTTCATTGATTCACTTG GCCTGTTACATGaacagaatatggcaaaaatGAGACTACTTACTTTTATGGGAATGGCAgtagaaaataaggaaatttcTTTTGACACAATGCAGCAAGAGCTTCAGATTGGAGCTGATGATGTTGAAGCATTTGTTATTGACG CGGTAAGAACTAAAATGGTCTACTGCAAAATTGATCAGACCCAGAGAAAAGTAGTTGTCAG tcaTAGCACACATCGGACATTTGGAAAACAGCAGTGGCAACAACTGTATGACACACTTAATGCCTGGAAACAAAATCTGAACAAAGTGAAAAACAGCCTTTTGAGTCTTTCTGATACCTGA